One Caulobacter segnis genomic window carries:
- a CDS encoding aldo/keto reductase, with protein sequence MEYRTLGRSGLKVPALSFGAGTFGGQGPLFSAWGDTDVAGARRIVDIALEAGMTLFDSADVYSNGASEEILGAALEGRRDQALISTKLGLNGGTSRQRLIPGVEAALKRLRTDRIDLLQLHAFDGTTPVEETLSALDDLVRAGKVLYVGASNFAGWELMKSLAAADRLGLPRYVAHQAYYSLIGRDYEWELMPLGADQGVGAMVWSPLGWGRLTGKIRRGQPLPEQSRLHQTADAGPPVDDERLYRVVDALDAIAAETEKTTPQVAINWLLRRPTVSSVIIGARTEEQLRQNLGAVGWSLTAQQVARLDAASAVTPAYPYYPYWREGGFRALNPPRV encoded by the coding sequence ATGGAATACCGCACGCTGGGCCGCTCCGGCCTGAAGGTTCCCGCCCTGAGCTTCGGGGCCGGCACGTTCGGCGGCCAGGGGCCGCTGTTCTCGGCCTGGGGCGACACCGACGTCGCCGGGGCCCGCCGCATCGTCGACATCGCCCTCGAGGCCGGCATGACCCTGTTCGACAGCGCCGACGTCTATTCGAACGGCGCGTCCGAGGAGATCCTGGGCGCCGCCCTGGAGGGCCGCCGCGACCAGGCCCTGATCTCGACCAAGCTGGGGCTGAACGGTGGAACCTCGCGCCAGCGCCTGATCCCGGGCGTCGAGGCCGCCCTGAAGCGCCTGAGGACCGACCGCATCGACCTCCTGCAGTTGCACGCCTTCGACGGGACGACGCCGGTCGAGGAGACCCTCTCCGCCCTCGACGATCTCGTCCGGGCGGGCAAGGTTCTCTATGTCGGCGCCTCGAACTTCGCCGGCTGGGAGCTGATGAAGTCCCTGGCCGCCGCCGACCGGCTCGGGCTGCCGCGCTACGTGGCCCACCAGGCCTACTACTCGCTGATCGGCCGCGACTACGAGTGGGAGCTGATGCCGCTGGGAGCCGACCAGGGCGTCGGGGCGATGGTCTGGAGCCCGCTGGGCTGGGGCCGCCTGACCGGCAAGATCCGGCGCGGCCAGCCGCTGCCGGAACAGAGCCGCCTGCACCAGACCGCCGACGCCGGCCCGCCGGTGGACGACGAGCGCCTCTACCGCGTGGTCGACGCCCTGGACGCGATCGCCGCCGAGACGGAGAAGACCACGCCCCAGGTCGCCATCAACTGGCTGCTACGGCGCCCCACGGTGTCCAGCGTGATCATCGGCGCCCGCACCGAAGAGCAGCTGCGCCAGAACCTGGGCGCGGTCGGCTGGAGCCTGACGGCCCAGCAGGTCGCGCGCCTGGACGCCGCCAGCGCCGTGACCCCGGCCTACCCCTACTATCCGTACTGGCGCGAAGGCGGGTTCCGGGCGCTGAACCCGCCGCGGGTCTAG
- a CDS encoding MFS transporter — protein MPLALYALTVGAFGIGVTEFIIMGLLIQVSADLGVSIPAAGLLMTGYALGVFVGAPILTLLTRRLPRKTTLLVLMAIFTLGNALAAIAPSYGVLMGARLVTALAHGTFFGVGALVAVSLVPPERKASAISIMFTGLTIATLLGVPFGAWLGLAFGWRMAFWAVAGVGALAFVVLAALVPKAQETVEPAPLREEFAVLARPQVQLGLAMTVLGFGGVFAVFTYIQPILTQLAGFSKEAVSPILLVFGAGLVAGNLFGGRWADKGLNAALVGTLVLLTLVMGGSALAFHSQVGAVVAAFGLGAAAFATVAPLQMRVLSQAGGAGQGLASSLNIAAFNLGNAFGAWLGGAVIAHGPGLSAVPLIAAAVPLSALALAVFSLGLERRARPALA, from the coding sequence ATGCCCCTCGCCCTCTATGCCCTGACCGTCGGCGCCTTCGGCATCGGCGTCACCGAATTCATTATCATGGGCCTGCTGATCCAGGTCTCCGCCGATCTCGGCGTGTCGATCCCGGCCGCCGGCCTGCTGATGACCGGCTACGCCCTGGGCGTCTTCGTCGGCGCGCCGATCCTGACCCTCCTGACCCGCCGCCTGCCGCGCAAGACCACCCTGCTGGTGCTGATGGCGATCTTCACCCTGGGCAACGCCCTGGCCGCCATCGCCCCAAGCTACGGCGTCCTGATGGGCGCGCGGCTGGTCACGGCCCTGGCCCACGGGACCTTCTTCGGCGTCGGCGCGCTGGTGGCCGTCAGCCTCGTGCCGCCCGAGCGCAAGGCCTCGGCCATCTCGATCATGTTCACAGGCCTGACCATCGCCACCCTGCTGGGCGTGCCGTTCGGCGCCTGGCTGGGCCTGGCCTTCGGCTGGCGGATGGCCTTCTGGGCCGTGGCCGGCGTCGGCGCCCTGGCCTTCGTCGTCCTGGCCGCCCTGGTCCCCAAGGCCCAGGAGACGGTCGAGCCCGCCCCGCTGCGCGAGGAGTTCGCCGTCCTGGCCCGCCCGCAGGTGCAACTGGGCCTGGCCATGACCGTCCTCGGCTTCGGCGGCGTGTTCGCGGTCTTCACCTACATCCAGCCGATCCTGACGCAGCTGGCCGGCTTCTCGAAGGAAGCGGTGTCGCCGATCCTGCTGGTGTTCGGCGCGGGCCTGGTGGCCGGCAACCTCTTCGGCGGCCGCTGGGCCGACAAGGGGCTGAACGCGGCCCTGGTCGGGACCCTGGTCCTGCTGACCCTGGTCATGGGCGGCTCGGCCCTGGCGTTCCACAGCCAGGTCGGCGCCGTCGTCGCCGCCTTCGGGCTGGGCGCGGCCGCCTTCGCCACCGTCGCGCCGCTGCAGATGCGGGTGCTGAGCCAGGCCGGCGGCGCGGGCCAAGGCCTGGCCTCCAGCCTGAACATCGCCGCCTTCAACCTGGGCAACGCCTTCGGCGCCTGGCTGGGCGGAGCGGTCATCGCCCACGGTCCGGGCCTCTCGGCCGTGCCCCTGATCGCCGCCGCCGTGCCGCTGTCGGCCCTGGCCCTGGCCGTCTTCAGCCTCGGCCTCGAACGCCGCGCCCGCCCCGCCCTCGCCTAG
- a CDS encoding LysR family transcriptional regulator: MARQEINRSGEMEVFARVVEEGGFTAAAKALSMTPSAVSKLVARLEARLGSRLVVRSTRKLQLTAEGLTFHERSLRVLADLDEAERSVASCAVPKGRLRINSNVPFGIHHLLPLIPRFSALHPEVQIDVTLTDQVIDLLDERAELAIRVGPLKPSQLVAKKLGDSRMVLVASPDYLARRGTPKHPDDLAAHDLITFNFSRHRDEWPVLVDGERAWRTAHGRAMVGDGESAGRLALAGQGITRLSMFHIAHDIAAGRLVPVLEAFNPGDVETISAVYVGHAGPLPARVRAFIDFLAAEVDVDWPVGRTP; the protein is encoded by the coding sequence ATGGCCCGCCAGGAGATCAACCGCTCCGGAGAGATGGAGGTCTTCGCCCGGGTGGTGGAGGAGGGCGGCTTCACCGCCGCGGCCAAGGCGCTGTCGATGACCCCGTCGGCGGTCAGCAAGCTGGTGGCGCGGCTGGAGGCCCGCCTGGGCTCGCGCCTGGTCGTCCGTTCGACCCGCAAGCTGCAGCTGACCGCCGAGGGCCTGACCTTCCACGAACGGTCCCTGCGGGTGCTGGCCGACTTGGACGAGGCCGAGCGTTCGGTGGCGTCCTGCGCCGTGCCCAAGGGGCGGCTGCGGATCAATTCCAACGTGCCGTTCGGGATCCACCACCTGCTGCCGCTGATCCCGAGGTTCTCGGCCCTGCATCCCGAGGTGCAGATCGACGTCACCCTGACCGACCAGGTGATCGACCTGCTGGACGAACGCGCCGAGCTGGCGATCCGGGTCGGGCCGCTGAAGCCGTCGCAGCTGGTGGCCAAGAAGCTGGGCGACAGCCGCATGGTGCTGGTCGCCTCGCCGGACTATCTGGCCCGGCGCGGGACGCCGAAGCATCCCGACGACCTGGCGGCGCACGACCTGATCACCTTCAACTTCTCGCGCCATCGCGACGAGTGGCCGGTTCTGGTCGATGGCGAGCGGGCGTGGCGGACCGCGCACGGCCGGGCCATGGTCGGCGACGGCGAGAGCGCCGGGCGCCTGGCCCTGGCCGGGCAGGGGATCACGCGGCTTTCCATGTTCCACATCGCCCACGACATCGCCGCCGGTCGGCTGGTCCCGGTGCTGGAGGCCTTCAATCCCGGCGACGTCGAGACGATCAGCGCCGTCTATGTCGGCCACGCCGGCCCGCTGCCGGCGCGGGTGCGGGCGTTCATCGACTTCCTGGCGGCGGAGGTCGATGTCGACTGGCCGGTGGGGCGGACGCCGTAG
- a CDS encoding aspartate-semialdehyde dehydrogenase — MSFKFSRANPPRVGVVGATGLVGGMMRELLAERDFPLAGLRLFASARSAGSKIDFKGQEIVVEDAGTADFAGLDIVFFSAGGSTSRELAPKAAAAGAVVIDNSSAWRSDPDVPLVVAEVNPHALANIPKGIVANPNCTTMAAMPVLKPLHEKAGLKRLTVSTYQAASGGGVEGIQVLSEQLRAGSAGDLDGLAQSPNAAPLPAPRKWAVPLAYNVVPLNYVLGEDGYTEEELKLRDESRKILEIPGLPVSGTCVRVPVFTGHSLSINAEFERPLPVAEATALLSAAPGVVVEAVPNPLAATGQDPVFVGRLRPDPTVAHGLALFVVGDNLRKGAALNAVQIAEVMLDA; from the coding sequence ATGAGCTTCAAGTTTTCCCGAGCCAATCCCCCCCGCGTCGGCGTCGTCGGCGCCACCGGCCTCGTGGGCGGCATGATGCGCGAGCTGCTGGCCGAGCGGGACTTCCCGCTGGCCGGCCTGCGCCTGTTCGCCTCGGCCCGCTCGGCCGGGAGCAAGATCGACTTCAAGGGCCAGGAGATCGTCGTCGAGGACGCCGGGACCGCCGACTTCGCGGGCCTGGACATCGTGTTCTTCTCGGCCGGCGGGAGCACCTCGCGCGAGCTGGCGCCGAAGGCCGCCGCGGCCGGAGCCGTGGTGATCGACAACAGCTCGGCCTGGCGCTCGGATCCGGACGTCCCGCTGGTGGTCGCCGAGGTCAATCCGCACGCGCTGGCGAACATCCCCAAGGGCATCGTCGCCAACCCCAACTGCACCACCATGGCCGCCATGCCGGTGCTGAAGCCCCTGCACGAGAAGGCCGGCCTGAAGCGCCTGACCGTCAGCACCTACCAGGCCGCCTCGGGCGGCGGGGTCGAGGGCATCCAGGTGCTGTCCGAGCAGCTGCGCGCTGGCTCCGCCGGCGACCTGGACGGCCTGGCCCAGTCGCCGAACGCCGCGCCCCTGCCCGCCCCGCGCAAGTGGGCCGTGCCCCTGGCCTACAACGTCGTGCCGCTGAACTACGTGCTGGGCGAGGACGGCTATACCGAGGAAGAGCTGAAGCTGCGCGACGAGAGCCGCAAGATCTTGGAAATCCCCGGCCTGCCGGTCTCGGGCACCTGCGTGCGCGTGCCGGTCTTCACCGGCCACTCGCTGTCGATCAACGCCGAGTTCGAGCGCCCGCTGCCGGTCGCCGAAGCCACGGCCCTGTTGAGCGCCGCGCCGGGCGTGGTGGTCGAAGCCGTGCCGAACCCGCTGGCCGCCACCGGCCAGGACCCGGTGTTCGTCGGCCGCCTGCGGCCCGATCCGACCGTCGCGCACGGCCTGGCCCTGTTCGTGGTCGGCGACAACCTGCGCAAGGGCGCGGCCCTGAACGCGGTGCAGATCGCCGAGGTGATGCTGGACGCATAG
- a CDS encoding glutathione S-transferase family protein, whose protein sequence is MTAYRLFSALGSGGVPVEAAMSLIGLPYEIVEAPTWEGEAEQAKVATVNPLKQIPALVTPEGETITESAAILIWLADRFPEARLGPAIDDPTRAQFLRWMTFIPASIYSLFWVRDDPSRLGGPDPEVQARIKAATAERILDCWRMMESQVSPGRYLLGDELTVLDLYVTVVSRWGPRRVRFYEAAPRMAEVVKRVDADPRLAGFWAERFPFFDGWERLGQQAS, encoded by the coding sequence ATGACCGCCTATCGTCTGTTCAGCGCCCTCGGATCGGGCGGCGTGCCGGTCGAGGCGGCTATGTCCTTGATCGGCCTGCCCTATGAGATCGTCGAGGCGCCGACCTGGGAGGGCGAGGCCGAGCAGGCCAAGGTCGCGACGGTCAATCCGCTGAAGCAGATCCCGGCCCTGGTCACCCCCGAGGGCGAGACCATCACCGAAAGCGCCGCCATCCTGATCTGGCTGGCCGACCGCTTTCCGGAGGCCCGGCTGGGCCCCGCGATCGACGACCCAACCCGCGCCCAGTTCCTGCGCTGGATGACCTTCATCCCGGCCTCGATCTATTCGCTGTTCTGGGTGCGCGACGACCCGTCACGCCTGGGCGGGCCCGATCCAGAGGTCCAGGCGCGGATCAAGGCGGCGACGGCCGAACGGATCCTGGACTGCTGGCGGATGATGGAGAGCCAGGTGAGCCCGGGGCGGTATCTGCTGGGGGACGAGCTTACGGTGCTGGACCTGTACGTGACGGTCGTCAGCCGCTGGGGGCCACGGCGGGTACGGTTCTACGAGGCGGCGCCGAGGATGGCGGAGGTGGTGAAGCGGGTGGACGCGGATCCGCGGCTGGCGGGGTTTTGGGCGGAGAGGTTCCCGTTCTTTGACGGGTGGGAGCGGTTGGGGCAGCAGGCCTCCTAA
- a CDS encoding ribonucleotide-diphosphate reductase subunit beta, with protein MSAPSSLILPGLMTPSGGYKPFRYPWAYDFWKKQQQVHWMPEEVPLGEDLKDWAVKLNDKERNLLTQIFRFFTQSDVEVQDNYMERYGRVFKPTEVKMMLASFANMETIHIAAYALLLETIGMPETEFSAFMEYEAMKAKHDYMQTFGVDSNADICRTLAMFGGFTEGLQLFASFAMLMNFPRFNKMKGMGQIVSWSIRDESLHCDGIIKLYHAFNKETGAVTKAVADDIVDCCKTVVKMEDAFIDLAFEAGDIQGMTPDDIKSYIRFIADWRLRQLQLPEVYGVKENPLPWLQSLLSGVEHANFFEARATEYSKAATKGQWHGSDGVWTSFDEMMKKRSDLTPAE; from the coding sequence ATGTCCGCTCCGTCGTCGCTGATCCTGCCCGGCCTGATGACCCCTTCGGGCGGCTACAAGCCGTTCCGCTATCCGTGGGCCTACGACTTCTGGAAGAAGCAGCAGCAGGTCCACTGGATGCCGGAAGAGGTGCCGCTGGGCGAGGACCTCAAGGACTGGGCCGTCAAGCTGAACGACAAGGAACGGAACCTGCTGACGCAGATCTTCCGCTTCTTCACCCAGTCCGACGTCGAGGTGCAGGACAACTACATGGAGCGCTACGGTCGGGTGTTCAAACCGACCGAAGTGAAGATGATGCTGGCCTCGTTCGCGAACATGGAGACGATCCATATCGCGGCCTACGCCCTGCTGCTCGAGACCATTGGCATGCCCGAGACCGAGTTCTCGGCGTTCATGGAATACGAGGCCATGAAGGCCAAGCATGACTACATGCAGACCTTCGGCGTCGACTCGAACGCCGACATCTGCCGGACGCTCGCCATGTTCGGCGGCTTCACCGAAGGCCTGCAGCTGTTCGCCTCGTTCGCGATGCTGATGAACTTCCCGCGCTTCAACAAGATGAAGGGCATGGGCCAGATCGTCTCGTGGTCGATCCGCGACGAGAGCCTGCACTGCGACGGCATCATCAAGCTGTACCACGCCTTCAACAAGGAGACGGGCGCGGTGACCAAGGCCGTGGCCGACGACATCGTCGACTGCTGCAAGACCGTGGTGAAGATGGAGGACGCCTTCATCGACCTGGCCTTCGAGGCCGGCGACATCCAGGGCATGACCCCCGACGATATCAAGTCGTACATCCGCTTCATCGCCGACTGGCGCCTGCGCCAGCTGCAGCTGCCGGAAGTGTACGGCGTGAAGGAAAACCCGCTGCCCTGGCTGCAGTCGCTGCTGTCGGGCGTCGAGCACGCCAACTTCTTCGAGGCCCGGGCGACCGAGTACTCCAAGGCCGCGACCAAGGGCCAGTGGCACGGTTCGGACGGCGTGTGGACCAGCTTCGACGAGATGATGAAGAAGCGCTCGGACCTGACGCCGGCGGAATAA
- a CDS encoding 2-dehydropantoate 2-reductase: MTTIALIGPGAIGGTLAAWLAQRSDLDLTVCVRTPFERLVLETPDGEVTASPRLATSPEGLSPVDWVLVATKAYDDAAAAPWLKTLVGPNTKVAVIRNGVEHREAFAGRVADENLVPVIVDFPAERPGPGVFRQRRYGWIRVPAGANGEAFAALFADCPIDVATTDDFISVAWRKLALNAAGAVNAMTLKPSGVARDRGAAQVMKTLVAECVAVGRAEGATLSDDIGEQVVEGYRAGPPDMVNSLLADRAAGRPMELDARNGVIVRKGAAHGIATPANAMIVALLNAAAG; encoded by the coding sequence ATGACCACCATCGCCCTGATCGGACCCGGCGCCATCGGCGGAACCCTGGCCGCGTGGCTGGCCCAGCGGAGCGACCTGGACCTGACCGTCTGCGTGCGCACGCCGTTCGAGCGGCTAGTGCTGGAGACGCCCGACGGCGAGGTGACCGCTTCGCCGCGCCTGGCGACCTCGCCGGAAGGCCTCTCGCCGGTCGACTGGGTGCTGGTGGCGACCAAGGCCTATGACGACGCGGCCGCCGCGCCGTGGCTGAAGACCCTGGTGGGGCCCAACACCAAGGTGGCGGTGATCCGCAACGGGGTCGAGCACCGCGAGGCCTTCGCCGGCCGCGTGGCCGACGAGAACCTGGTTCCAGTGATCGTCGACTTCCCGGCCGAGCGGCCCGGGCCGGGGGTGTTCCGCCAGCGGCGCTACGGCTGGATCCGGGTTCCGGCGGGGGCGAACGGCGAGGCCTTCGCGGCGCTGTTCGCTGACTGTCCGATCGACGTGGCGACGACCGACGACTTCATCTCGGTGGCTTGGCGCAAGCTGGCCTTGAACGCGGCCGGAGCGGTCAACGCCATGACCCTGAAGCCTTCCGGCGTCGCGCGCGATCGGGGCGCGGCCCAGGTGATGAAGACCCTGGTCGCCGAATGCGTGGCGGTGGGCCGGGCCGAGGGCGCGACCCTCTCCGACGACATCGGCGAGCAGGTGGTCGAGGGCTACCGCGCCGGGCCGCCGGACATGGTCAATTCGCTGCTGGCCGATCGCGCCGCCGGCCGGCCGATGGAGCTGGACGCCCGCAACGGCGTCATCGTCCGCAAGGGCGCGGCGCATGGCATCGCCACCCCCGCCAACGCCATGATCGTGGCCCTGCTGAACGCGGCGGCGGGGTAG
- a CDS encoding DUF6491 family protein: MSKLTHVTRPALIGLAIAAGLSATAASAAQGDVQAKPAKPARQCFYLSDWRGWTAPDKDTLYMKVRGRDVYRVDLSWGSNQLTWPGTHLVSIVRGSDSICNPLDLDLRVSDGMGFSTPIRAKTITKLTPEQVKAIPKKYQP; encoded by the coding sequence ATGAGCAAGCTCACCCACGTCACGCGCCCCGCGCTGATCGGGCTCGCCATCGCCGCTGGCCTGAGCGCGACGGCCGCTTCGGCGGCTCAGGGCGACGTTCAGGCCAAGCCCGCGAAGCCCGCCCGCCAGTGCTTCTACCTCTCCGACTGGCGCGGCTGGACCGCCCCGGACAAGGACACCCTGTACATGAAGGTGCGGGGGCGCGACGTCTATCGCGTCGACCTGTCGTGGGGCTCCAACCAGCTGACCTGGCCGGGCACCCACCTGGTCTCGATCGTCCGCGGCAGCGACAGCATCTGCAACCCGCTGGACCTGGACCTGCGGGTCTCGGACGGCATGGGCTTCTCGACGCCCATCCGCGCCAAGACGATCACCAAGCTGACCCCCGAACAGGTCAAGGCGATCCCGAAGAAGTACCAGCCGTAG
- a CDS encoding dicarboxylate/amino acid:cation symporter, which yields MNKRFAILIVAAMVLGVTVGWACNQFLDPAHAAEAAKWFKLGTDLFLRLIKMIIAPLVFTTLVAGIAHMEDAASVGRIGVKTMGWFISASAVSLLLGLLMVHLLQPGAGLALTDAVSGGAAPPAASTEGFTLQTFITHLVPTSIFDAMAKNEILQIVVFSLFVGTAVASLDNKAPQIMELAEQGAQIMLKVTSFVMKLAPLAIFCALAASIATQGISMLLVYGKFVLGFYATMGVLWALLFVAAFLVIGKRVFPLFGVIRDPALLAFSTASSEAAYPRILDGLPKIGVRRRIVSFVLPLGYSFNLDGSMLYCTFATMFILQAHGVHLSIQQQIFMLALLMVTSKGIAGIPRASLVVIMATLTHFGMPDAWIALVLGVDHLLDMGRSATNVVGNSVAAAVVAKWEGELDDIEPDVEPAKA from the coding sequence ATGAACAAACGCTTCGCCATTCTGATCGTCGCGGCCATGGTGCTGGGCGTAACCGTGGGCTGGGCCTGCAACCAGTTCCTCGATCCCGCGCACGCGGCCGAGGCGGCCAAGTGGTTCAAGCTGGGCACCGACCTGTTCCTGCGCCTGATCAAGATGATCATCGCGCCGCTGGTCTTCACCACCCTGGTGGCGGGCATCGCCCACATGGAGGACGCCGCCTCGGTCGGCCGGATCGGCGTCAAGACCATGGGCTGGTTCATCAGCGCCTCGGCCGTGTCGCTGCTGCTGGGCCTCCTGATGGTCCACCTGCTGCAGCCGGGCGCGGGCCTCGCCCTGACCGACGCGGTCTCGGGCGGCGCGGCGCCGCCGGCGGCCTCGACCGAAGGCTTCACCCTGCAGACCTTCATCACCCACCTGGTGCCGACCTCGATCTTCGACGCCATGGCCAAGAACGAGATCCTGCAGATCGTCGTCTTCTCGCTGTTCGTCGGCACGGCCGTCGCCTCGCTGGACAACAAGGCCCCGCAGATCATGGAACTGGCCGAGCAGGGCGCCCAGATCATGCTGAAGGTCACCAGCTTCGTGATGAAGCTGGCTCCGCTGGCGATCTTCTGCGCCCTGGCCGCGTCCATCGCCACCCAGGGCATCTCGATGCTGCTGGTCTACGGCAAGTTCGTCCTGGGCTTCTACGCGACCATGGGCGTGCTGTGGGCCCTGCTGTTCGTCGCCGCCTTCCTGGTGATCGGCAAGCGGGTCTTCCCGCTGTTCGGCGTGATCCGCGACCCGGCCCTGCTGGCCTTCTCGACCGCCTCGTCGGAAGCGGCCTATCCGCGCATCCTGGACGGCCTGCCCAAGATCGGCGTGCGCCGCCGCATCGTCTCGTTCGTGCTGCCGCTGGGCTACTCGTTCAACCTCGACGGCTCGATGCTGTACTGCACCTTCGCCACCATGTTCATCCTGCAGGCGCACGGCGTGCACCTGTCGATTCAGCAGCAGATCTTCATGCTGGCGCTGCTGATGGTGACGTCCAAGGGCATCGCCGGCATCCCGCGCGCCTCCCTGGTGGTGATCATGGCCACCCTGACCCACTTCGGCATGCCCGACGCCTGGATCGCCCTGGTGCTCGGCGTCGACCACCTGCTGGACATGGGCCGCAGCGCCACCAACGTCGTCGGCAACAGCGTCGCCGCCGCCGTGGTCGCCAAGTGGGAGGGCGAGCTGGACGACATCGAGCCGGACGTCGAGCCCGCCAAGGCCTGA
- a CDS encoding AMP nucleosidase, with amino-acid sequence MSNQEKAIAVVERLNDEYERAVDALRTALRAYLENGTRPDPQTRFDGTFAYPELRLTYDPEALPPKLARSYARVSRPGVYSTTITKPAQFKDYLVEQLTLLMDDFEVEIEVERSRQEIPYPYVLDASIDLNQADVRSEDIARFFPTTDLAFIGDEIADGVWNPALEETRPLSLFDGLRTDFSLARLRHYTGAPAEDVQQFILFTNYHRYVDEFVRWGIEQLKAPDSPYTALSCSGGLTITANTANPELAVAESTWRKHQMPAYHLMAPGGSGVTLVNIGVGPSNAKTICDHLAVLRPQAWLMIGHCGGLRDTQTIGDYVLAHAYLRDDHVLDAVLPPEIPVPSIAEVQRALYDSAKAISGDSGDQLKKRLRTGTVVTTDDRNWELRHSLSALRFNQSRAVAIDMESATISAQGYRFRVPYGTLLCVSDKPLHGEIKLPGQANAFYERAISQHLQIGIMACKLLHAEGPNLHSRKLRAFDEPPFR; translated from the coding sequence ATGTCAAACCAAGAAAAAGCAATCGCCGTCGTCGAACGGCTGAATGACGAATACGAACGCGCCGTCGACGCTCTCCGGACCGCCCTGCGCGCCTATCTCGAAAACGGAACCCGCCCGGACCCGCAGACGCGGTTCGACGGCACGTTCGCCTATCCCGAGCTGCGCCTGACCTACGATCCCGAGGCCCTGCCGCCCAAGCTGGCCCGCTCGTACGCCCGCGTCAGCCGTCCCGGCGTCTATTCGACCACGATCACCAAGCCGGCCCAGTTCAAGGACTATCTGGTCGAGCAGCTGACCCTGCTGATGGATGACTTCGAGGTCGAGATCGAGGTCGAGCGCTCGCGCCAGGAGATCCCCTATCCCTACGTGCTGGACGCCTCGATCGACCTGAACCAGGCCGACGTGCGCAGCGAGGACATCGCCCGCTTCTTCCCGACCACGGACCTGGCCTTCATCGGCGACGAGATCGCCGACGGCGTCTGGAACCCGGCCCTGGAGGAGACGCGGCCCCTGTCGCTGTTCGACGGCCTGCGCACCGACTTCTCGCTGGCCCGCCTGCGGCACTACACCGGCGCGCCGGCCGAGGACGTGCAGCAGTTCATCCTGTTCACGAACTACCATCGCTATGTCGACGAGTTCGTGCGCTGGGGCATCGAGCAGCTGAAGGCACCCGACAGCCCCTACACGGCCCTGTCATGCTCGGGCGGGCTGACCATCACCGCCAACACGGCCAATCCGGAACTGGCGGTGGCGGAATCGACCTGGCGCAAGCACCAGATGCCGGCCTACCACCTGATGGCCCCGGGCGGTTCGGGCGTGACCCTGGTCAACATCGGCGTCGGCCCGTCCAACGCCAAGACCATCTGCGACCACCTGGCCGTCCTTCGTCCCCAGGCCTGGCTGATGATCGGCCACTGCGGCGGCCTGCGCGACACCCAGACCATCGGCGACTACGTCCTGGCCCACGCCTATCTGCGCGACGACCACGTGCTGGACGCCGTCCTGCCGCCGGAGATCCCGGTGCCCTCGATCGCCGAGGTCCAGCGGGCCCTCTACGACTCGGCCAAGGCGATCAGCGGCGACAGCGGCGACCAGCTGAAGAAACGCCTGCGCACGGGCACCGTCGTCACCACCGACGACCGCAACTGGGAACTGCGCCACAGCCTCTCGGCCCTGCGCTTCAACCAGAGCCGGGCCGTGGCCATCGACATGGAGAGCGCCACGATCTCGGCCCAGGGCTATCGCTTCCGGGTGCCGTACGGGACGCTGCTGTGCGTGTCGGACAAGCCGCTGCACGGCGAGATCAAGCTGCCCGGCCAGGCCAACGCCTTCTACGAGCGGGCGATCAGCCAGCACCTGCAGATCGGCATCATGGCCTGCAAGCTGCTGCACGCCGAGGGCCCGAACCTGCACTCGCGCAAACTGCGGGCGTTCGACGAGCCGCCGTTCCGGTAA